The genome window CAGATAAACACAAAAATCTTCTGCAGTCCTGCCGCGCTCCGTTTTGTCGCCTTAGACAGCACAACCTCAAAAGACCATCTCAATTCGTTTTTTTTTCGTACTTTTCTTTCAGCTTCAGATACTCCGCATTCAGACGGGATGTTCTGGCATTAAGACGACTCAACCGTTGCGCAAGAAGACGGGCTAAAAAGATACCATAGTGGGGATTCTTTTTAATAAGATCCACAAAATCCTCTTTTGAAACCTTGATACAAGTACCCCCATCCTTTGCAACCACCGTAGCGGTCCGCTGGTTTGAAAGTAGAAAGGACATTTCCCCTATGAACATATCATCTGGCGTAAGATAGGAAACACAGCGATTCTGGGAATACACAAGATACCTTCCTGAAACAATATAATACAGGTAATCCGAAGAGTCCCCCTCTCGCATCACGATCTCGCCGGGTTTAAAATGAACCTCTTCCTGGTTTGTAAAGATTCCGGGGACCTCATTGCTTTCATCTTTTTGATGAGAAATCCGAAAGCATACCTCATTCCCTTTTTCATTGTATTGCAGATCTTCCACATAAATAAGACTCATGCGGATTCCCATCCCATGGAGCCCAATACTTGGCTGGCTCGAAAGACGGGCCCGCCAATCAAAACCGTCTCCTTCGTCAGTAATGGTAAATCGGGAGCCCTCCGGTCCAATGGTATAACTTAATCGCACTTTTTTCGCCGCGATACTCGGATCCTTATTTTTCTCCCGGATGAGTTCCATCATATTTTTGCCTGACTCAAGCCAGGCAGTCTTTTCTTCAAAACTAATTTTGCAGTTACCGTGTTCTATAGCATTCACCAATAGTTCCTGCAGAGCCACATGGAGCTTCTCTTTATTGTCCCGGTTTATAAGGTTAGCATTATACAAATAGTTGGTAATAAGGTTCGTATACACGATAATATCGAGGGGATCATTATCAATAATGAAGGTCCCCGAAATAGTGCGCATCAGGTGTTGCTGGATACCCCGCTGAAAAAAGAACTGGCGGTTTTGCGCAAGAATCCGTAAAAGACGCCCCACGTTATTCGTAAATTCCTGATAGCTAATCACGGCGATAACATTGGAATCTCGCAGCTGTTCCAGTAGTTCCTTATCATTACTTTTGTGAATCGCAATAATACCACCGTAGTGGAGCCAGGGATCTTCTCGAATAGCCGCAAGAATCGCCTGGGCATCGGGGTCAAAGGCGCTTCCAAGGGACGTATCAAGGATCTTAATTTCTGGTAATTCGTATTTCAGGTACTCGATAACCCTATCTACTTTATTCAAAAAGATCGGTTTTATGGGCAGCTTAGAATTTTTTATAGTGGTCTGGATAAGGTTGGTTAACTGACTATCCTTAGTAACTACAGGGATTCGCAACATTATCAGCTCCTAACTTTTCTTTTTCGACAACGCCACGCATATTATATGCGAAAAACTCCTTCCTGTGCTAGAATAACAGCATGAACATGAATAATTATAGCATGGAAATCGGGAAACCTCTGCCCCTCGGCGCAGAACTTACCGAAACAGGGGTAAATTTTGCCCTTTTTTCCCGCCATGCCACAGGGGTAACCCTGGTTATTTTCGAAAATGAACAGCCCGACAGTCCCTACGAGGAATATATCCTTGATCCCCATAAACACAAAACAGGAGACATCTGGCATTGCCATTTACGGGGACTTTCTGCCGGCGCTTACTACCTATATCGAGTCGATGGGCCGTACATCCCCGAAAAAGGGTATCGTTTTAATCCAAACAAGCTGCTCTTAGACCCCTACGCAAAGGCCCTTACGGACCTTTCTAAATGGGATCTCAGTACCGCGGTGGCCTACAACCCCAACATGCCGGATCAGGACCTTTCATTTTCCTATCTGGATGATAGGGCCTATCAACCTCGCTGCATCGTGATTGATGATACCTTCGATTGGCAAGGGGACAAACCTCTCAATTATCCCCTTCGCTTTAGCGTCCTTTATGAGACCCACGTCCGGGGTCTTACGATTCATCCAAGTTCAGGAGTAGAACATCCTGGTACATACCGGGGAGTAATCGAAAAAATCCCCTATTTTAAGGAACTCGGCATCACCGCTCTGGAATTAATGCCTATCCAGGAATTTAACGAACAGGAAATCCCCCGCATAAATCCCCGTACGGGGGAACGGCTAAAAAACTATTGGGGGTATTCTACCGTCGCTTTTTTTGCACCTAAGGGTTCATACTCGTCAGACAAAACACCGGGAGCACAGGTACGGGAATTTAAAGAGATGGTGCGGGCCCTTCATCGGGCGGGAATCGAAGTTATACTAGATATCGTATTTAACCATACCGCCGAAGGGAACGAGTTAGGCCCCACCTTTTCTTTCCGGGGAATCGATAACACTATTTACTACATGCTCGATGAAAACAAACGGTACTACAAAAACTACTCTGGCTGCGGCAACACCCTGAACTGTAACCATCCGGTAGTACGAACCTTTATTATCGACTGTCTTCGGTACTGGGTGGTAGAAATGCATGTGGATGGCTTCCGCTTTGATCTGGGCTCCATCCTCGGACGGGACCAACAAGGGCGACTCATGGAAAACCCACCCATGCTCGAACGGATTGCAGAAGACCCGGTCCTGCGAAACACGAAGATCATTGCCGAAGCCTGGGATGCAGGAGGTGCCTACCAGGTAGGATGGTTTCCCGGCGGTCGGTGGGCCGAGTGGAACGACCGGTTCCGGGACGATGTCCGCAAATTCTGGAGAGGCGATCCCCACGAGGTTCGTCATTTTGCAACCCGTCTTTCCGGGAGCTCCGATCTTTACCTTCGGGACGGGCGAAAACCCTTTCACTCTATCAATTTTATTACCAGCCATGATGGATTCACGTTAAAAGACCTGGTTACCTACGCAGAAAAACACAATGAAGAAAATGGCGAAGATAATCGGGATGGGCATAACGCCAATTTTAGCTGCAATTATGGCTTTGAGGGCCCCACACAAAACCCCCGCATAGAACGGATCCGGCTCCGGCAGATGAAAAATTTCATGGCCACCCTTATGCTTTCCCTGGGGACCCCCATGATTTTAGGGGGAGACGAGTTCGGAAGAACCCAGCAGGGAAACAATAACGCCTACTGCCAGGATAACGAAATTTCCTGGTATGACTGGACCTTACTAGAACGGAACAGGGATTTTTTCCGCTTTGTTCGGGAAATGATTGCCTTCCGAAAGCGGCACCCTGCTTTTATGCGACCAGAGTTCTTCACAGGGAAAGACGGCAACTATAACGCTATCCCTGATATTTCATGGTTCGACGAATTTGGTAATAGCCCTGATTGGTCCACCATTGATAAAAAAATAGCCTACATGCTCGACGGCAGCAGGGCCGATATATTCTCCGATCGGGACGATAATGATTTCTATATCATGGTAAATGCGTCGGTGGAAACGGTCACTTTTAAGATTGCCAGTCCATCGCCAGGAAAACTATGGTTTCGAGCCATCGACACCTTCCTTGATTCGCCCCACGACATCGAAAATCCCGGTTACGAGCAATTACTGGAAAACCAAAGAGAATATCCCGTAGGGGATCGGAGTATTGTTGTGTTGGTTGCCCGGCCTGTATAAAATACCCCTTTTGTTATAGCTTACTTTAGGTTTTATTCTTTGGCGCGGGGTAATGTTACGGTAAACACCGTACGGCCCTCTTTGCTTTCAAACGTAAGGGTACCCCCATGTTCTTCCACAATACGTTTACAGAGATCCAGGCCAAGCCCCGGCCCTTCATTCTCTTTATACAGCGTGAAAAAGGGAGTAAAAACAAGGGCTTTATCTTTTTCGGGGATACCCCTCCCCGAGTCTTCTATCCGAACAAGGATATACCCTGATACCGGGGCAGGTTCTATAGAAACAGAAATAGTCCCTTTCTTTTCAATAGCCTGAATGGCATTGGAAATAAGATTTATCCACACCGCCCTGAGTCGATCCGGCTGGGCCTTTACTATTCCTGGTTCTTTAAAAGAAGTAACCAGACGAATACGGTTTTTAATCTGGTGTGTATAAATTGAGAATAGTAATTCTATTTCCTTCTGAATTGAAATAAGCTGAACACCTGATTCATGAGAGGCAGTCCAGAGATACAATGACTGGATAGTCATAGCAGCTCGATCAATCATTTCAGGAATCAAGGAAAGATTATGAAACAGTATCTCATAATGGTATAGAATATGAACTATTTCTCCAAAATGAGAGAAGTTTTGCCCATACTCAATAATTTTTTCATCTAACACATTAATGCCTAAATCGATAAGATCATCAAGGATTTCCTGGGAAAATGGCAAAGCTCCATCTGGTGTTTTCAATCTTTCATACAATTCTTTTTTTTCTTTCCGCGTATAGGAATAAGTATGCAAATTATTGACTAAGTATTCGATACAGAGTTTTTGTTCGGGGTAGTTATTTTCTAACATAGAGCGAAATACGCTTCGAAGATAGTCTAAAGATACGGCTGAAGATTCGGCGGTAGATTTTATAGCTGCCAGGGGTGTATTTATAGCATGGGCGATGTTTGCCGACATAGATCCTAGCACAGCCATTTTTTCAGAAACAATCAACTTATCTACTGTCTGACGGAGAATTGAATTTTTTTCCTGCAGTTGATTTTCCAGATTTTCATTAAATTGCTGAATTTGGTAGGCCTTCGCATAAAAGGTTTCTGCCATCTCCCGTATTTCTTTGATATTTTCTATCTTTTTCGAAAGCGGTGGGAGCGGTTTTGTAGTATCCCAAGCAGCGATAGAATCGATAAAAGCACTTAAGGGAGATAGAAGCATTGTGTGGAGCAGAAAAAATCTTATGGCCAGAATTCCCGCAAAGATAAGGATAGCCAATTGACTTAAGAAAATGGTGGGAGAGATAATCGCATCTCTGTTTTCAACAGGGGTCAACAAGAAAATAGGAATCCCTAACCAGATGTTTTTCGTAGGGGTTACCACAAATTTTTTCCCCTGAAGAGTGAGGTTCTGCAAGGAAAAAGAAAAGACGATGTTAGAAATGTTTCCCCCCATACTGGTAAAGGGGATTCCCTCTGAAGAGGTAAAAACCACAATACTTCCATCGTATCGAACTAACCGCAGTATTTCATTCCCAAGGGTTTGAAGCTCTAAACGACCTACCAGTAATTTTTCTTTAACAGGATAGGTATAATAAACACTGGGTTTTTCATTTTCCGGAGCCCTTATAACGGAAGATCGCCGGACCGTCGAAAAATAGTGGTTCCTCAAAAAAGAGGAAAGGGGCGGCTGAGAAAAGGTGAATCCTACAAAAACCGCTGAAGAAGGGGATTTTTTTATGATCCCCTCCACTCTCAGGTTAGAAAGAACATATACATCAGAAAAAAGAGAAAGATGCCGTAAAGTTCCAGCGAAATAGTTATCACCCAGTTCTTCAAGTTGAAGCGCCGCAGTAGTCAGTCTTTCATTCAGTATAGAATCAAGAGAGATCAACTCCTGTCTTCGGCGATGAGAAAAATCTCGATAGGCTACACGAACCACCGTTACAGAGATAGCCACAAGGAAAAGAATACTTACGCCCAGCGTAATACTATCTAAAATGACAAATATTTGCCGCAATTTATAAGGATTTTTCTTTCTACTTTCTTTCATTTGAATTCCCGACGGATATCCTTAATCACATAGTAGGGACGGTCTATAACTTCACCGTACCTATCAAAGGTTATTGAACCAAACATCGTTTTGTGGGGTCCCTGGATAAGAAGCCACTTTTTTACCGCTTCCGGCGTAGTGGCTCCCGACTCAACCGCCTGTTCAAGGAGTTCAAGGGCCACATACACATTAAAACTCAGAATAGTAGGACTTACACCGTAATTCTCTTCTATGGTGCGCATATAGGTTTCTACTACAACATTTTCTGTGCGAGAGGGGTACAGAGAGGGAATAATAAAACGCTGAATAGCAGGGCCTGCTCCCATGATAAGGTCCACATTATTCATCCAGGGAGTAAACAAAATCGGTGTCTCGGGATGAAACTGATAACTTAACTGGGCAATGTTGCCCGCTATATTCTTATATCCGCCGATAAGCAGATACAGGAAATCATACGAAGTTCCCTTAAAAAGAGGTTCAAGCGAATCAATAGAAAACTTTCGGGTATCAATATCATGGACCAGGAGGGAAATTGCAGGATCTGCCGCATGAAGGGCCTTGCTAAAAATATCCAGGGCCGGCACTACATAGGCAGGATTCGCCATATCCCGGATAATAAGCATCTTCTTTGGATTGTTTTCGAGGGCTATACGCACAAGAGACAGCTGTTCCTGATTCACATCGGGTACTACCCGAAAGATGTTATCATCTTTGGAAGAAAGTTCATTCGTAGTAGCGCCTGTTATAATAGCAAGCACCTTTTCCTGGTTAATAGACGGCGCTATTGCAAGAGCACAGGTTGAAGTATGACTGGTAATTAAAAACGAAATCTTCTGCTCTCGGATATGTTTATACGCCGTGATGGTTCGTTCAGGATCCCAGCCATCATCAAAGGGATACACCACTAAACGACTCTTGGGGTGGTGCTTCTCATACAATCGAACAGCCCCAATTTCGCTGATCCCGATAATGGAGCCCGCTTCTAACTTTGTCATCAAAGCTACAGAAACCTTTGGGGCCGAGCACGCAGAGACTATCAAAACACTTCCTAAAAGTATCTTGAGAACAAACAAAGAAAGGAACGGACCATACCACTTGTTACCGCTTTTCATACCAGGTCTCCCGGGATACAGTACCCCTTTTACTTTTTATGTATTTTCCCGACCAACCATTGCTATTTTAAGTATAGGAGAGAAAGGCTGTTCATGCTAGAATAAAGGGTATGAAAGAGGTAAATTCTTTTGTTCATTGCGATTCCATATCTTTTACCTATCCAGAAGGGGAACACCCCATATTCTCTGATTTTACGGCGGACTTGCCCGGTGGCTTTGTGAGCCTTGTGGGGCCTAACGGTATTGGGAAATCAACCCTCATGCTCCTGGCAGCGGGGCGTTTGTTTCCTCAGAAAGGACACATTTTTCTGCTCGGCCGAGACACGCGCACCTTTCAGGACGAGGAAGAACGAAACCGCTATGCATCTTTTATCTACCAGAATATGGAATTCGAAACTGAAGAACCTCTGGAGTCGCTTCTTGAAACCGTGTATGCCGGTGGATTCCATCCCCTCAAAGGAGAAGACTTTTACCAAGAAGTTTTATCCGTTTTTGAATTGACCCATCTCCGAGAGCGGCCTCTGGCACGGCTTTCTAAAGGGGAGATGCAGCGGGCCCTTTTAGCCTTTGCAGCCCTGTATGGATCCCGTTCCATCTTTATGGATGAACCGGTTTTTGCCATGGAGGACCGCCAAAAAGAAAAGGCCCTAGAATTTTTCCGTTCCTACCATGAGCGAACGGGAATAACAATCTATCTATCCTTGCATGAACTGGATCTCACCAAAAAATATGCCAAAACCGTGCTGTTGTTCAAAAAGAACCAGACCATCGAGATCGGACGCCCCTTAGAAATTCTTACTCCCCAGAACCTGGAAGAAGCCTACGGAGTTCCCGCAGCGATGCTCAAGCAGAAAGAATACCTTGATCGAACCAAGCTTAAAGAAGAAGCGGAACTTTGGGGAGAACACAAGGGGTAGCGGGCTAAACAGGGGAAAGACCAGAGCAATCAAGCAAAAGGTAAAAATCTTCCCCTTAAAAAGGTAGGAGCAGACAAAGGGTGGCCCCTTTCGGGCCCCCAGCAAGTCAAACAGGATGAAAAGGAAAAACCACCATGGATGAGAGTAGTTTTATTTTAGGGGTAGATCTTGATGGCGTGGTAGGAGATTTTTATGGGGCCATTCGAAAAATTGCGGCCGAATGGCTCCATAAGCCCCTTGAATACCTTACCCCCGAAGTTTCCTTTGGTCTACGAGAATGGGGTATAGAAGAATATGGCGGTTATGATCGACTGCACCGTTTTGCGGTAACCCAGCGAGACCTTTTTCGCATCATGGAGCCCATCACCGATGCCCCAGCGACTTTACGAAAACTCTCTTTAAAGGGAATTCGGATCCGGATCATCACCCATCGTCTGTTTTTAAAATACTCTCATAAGACAACCATTCAACAAACGGTAGATTGGCTCGATTACCATGATATTCCCTACTGGGATCTCTGTTTCATGAAAGACAAGGGCGCCGTCGGTGCCCATGTCTATGTGGATGATTCCCCGGAAAACATCAAAAAACTCCGTCAGCAGGGCTGTCGTACCATCGTTTTTACCAATTCAACCAATCGAAGCCTTCCGCCCCCCCGGGCCAACAATTGGCAAGAGGTAGAACAGCTGGTACTGGAAGCCTATGAAGAATGGAAAACCGGAACCCTGAACCTCTTTGGGGCAGAAGAATTCCCCTTTTCCCCCTCTTCATCGGGAAAGTAAAACCATAAGCGAACAGCGCCATGACCACGATTCTCCTAACCACCATTAACGCCAAGTGGATCCATCCAAGCCTGGCCCTTCGTCTTTTAAAAGCCAATCTCGGGACCCTCGAAGAAAAAACAAAAATCCTGGAATTTGCCCTTCGTCAACCCCTCGAAGATAAAGTACGGGCCATTTTACAAGAGCGCCCTCGTATTCTTGGTTTGTCCGTGTATATCTGGAACCACCTGGCAACGTTGCGTCTTATCGAAGCCCTTGAAGAAGCCTGGGCACAGGGCATAGCCCCCCGGCCCATCATCATCCTTGGGGGACCGGAAGTCTCTTTCTGTGACGATAGGAGCCCCATCATACAAAAGGCCGATCTCGTTATCCGGGGGGAAGGGGAACTGGCTTTTCGGGAGCTCTGCGAGGGACTCCTTACTGATAGTTCCTGGGAACAAAGTCCCTCCATTCGTCATGTAGCGGGAAAATGTATATATACCCATCCCACACCTCTTGATACCATAGACCCGGGCTATCGCCTGTATACAGAAGAGGATCTCTCCCAAAAAATCACCTATGTGGAAGCAAGCCGCGGTTGTCCCTTTGGGTGTGAGTTTTGTCTCAGCTCTCTCGATAGAACCGTTCGGGAATTTCCGCTGGAACCTTTTCTTTCGTGGATGGAGCATCTTATCCAGCGGGGCGC of Treponema sp. J25 contains these proteins:
- a CDS encoding cyclic nucleotide-binding domain-containing protein; the encoded protein is MLRIPVVTKDSQLTNLIQTTIKNSKLPIKPIFLNKVDRVIEYLKYELPEIKILDTSLGSAFDPDAQAILAAIREDPWLHYGGIIAIHKSNDKELLEQLRDSNVIAVISYQEFTNNVGRLLRILAQNRQFFFQRGIQQHLMRTISGTFIIDNDPLDIIVYTNLITNYLYNANLINRDNKEKLHVALQELLVNAIEHGNCKISFEEKTAWLESGKNMMELIREKNKDPSIAAKKVRLSYTIGPEGSRFTITDEGDGFDWRARLSSQPSIGLHGMGIRMSLIYVEDLQYNEKGNEVCFRISHQKDESNEVPGIFTNQEEVHFKPGEIVMREGDSSDYLYYIVSGRYLVYSQNRCVSYLTPDDMFIGEMSFLLSNQRTATVVAKDGGTCIKVSKEDFVDLIKKNPHYGIFLARLLAQRLSRLNARTSRLNAEYLKLKEKYEKKTN
- a CDS encoding 5'-nucleotidase encodes the protein MDESSFILGVDLDGVVGDFYGAIRKIAAEWLHKPLEYLTPEVSFGLREWGIEEYGGYDRLHRFAVTQRDLFRIMEPITDAPATLRKLSLKGIRIRIITHRLFLKYSHKTTIQQTVDWLDYHDIPYWDLCFMKDKGAVGAHVYVDDSPENIKKLRQQGCRTIVFTNSTNRSLPPPRANNWQEVEQLVLEAYEEWKTGTLNLFGAEEFPFSPSSSGK
- the glgX gene encoding glycogen debranching protein GlgX, which codes for MNMNNYSMEIGKPLPLGAELTETGVNFALFSRHATGVTLVIFENEQPDSPYEEYILDPHKHKTGDIWHCHLRGLSAGAYYLYRVDGPYIPEKGYRFNPNKLLLDPYAKALTDLSKWDLSTAVAYNPNMPDQDLSFSYLDDRAYQPRCIVIDDTFDWQGDKPLNYPLRFSVLYETHVRGLTIHPSSGVEHPGTYRGVIEKIPYFKELGITALELMPIQEFNEQEIPRINPRTGERLKNYWGYSTVAFFAPKGSYSSDKTPGAQVREFKEMVRALHRAGIEVILDIVFNHTAEGNELGPTFSFRGIDNTIYYMLDENKRYYKNYSGCGNTLNCNHPVVRTFIIDCLRYWVVEMHVDGFRFDLGSILGRDQQGRLMENPPMLERIAEDPVLRNTKIIAEAWDAGGAYQVGWFPGGRWAEWNDRFRDDVRKFWRGDPHEVRHFATRLSGSSDLYLRDGRKPFHSINFITSHDGFTLKDLVTYAEKHNEENGEDNRDGHNANFSCNYGFEGPTQNPRIERIRLRQMKNFMATLMLSLGTPMILGGDEFGRTQQGNNNAYCQDNEISWYDWTLLERNRDFFRFVREMIAFRKRHPAFMRPEFFTGKDGNYNAIPDISWFDEFGNSPDWSTIDKKIAYMLDGSRADIFSDRDDNDFYIMVNASVETVTFKIASPSPGKLWFRAIDTFLDSPHDIENPGYEQLLENQREYPVGDRSIVVLVARPV
- a CDS encoding ABC transporter substrate-binding protein, whose product is MKSGNKWYGPFLSLFVLKILLGSVLIVSACSAPKVSVALMTKLEAGSIIGISEIGAVRLYEKHHPKSRLVVYPFDDGWDPERTITAYKHIREQKISFLITSHTSTCALAIAPSINQEKVLAIITGATTNELSSKDDNIFRVVPDVNQEQLSLVRIALENNPKKMLIIRDMANPAYVVPALDIFSKALHAADPAISLLVHDIDTRKFSIDSLEPLFKGTSYDFLYLLIGGYKNIAGNIAQLSYQFHPETPILFTPWMNNVDLIMGAGPAIQRFIIPSLYPSRTENVVVETYMRTIEENYGVSPTILSFNVYVALELLEQAVESGATTPEAVKKWLLIQGPHKTMFGSITFDRYGEVIDRPYYVIKDIRREFK
- a CDS encoding ATP-binding protein, yielding MKESRKKNPYKLRQIFVILDSITLGVSILFLVAISVTVVRVAYRDFSHRRRQELISLDSILNERLTTAALQLEELGDNYFAGTLRHLSLFSDVYVLSNLRVEGIIKKSPSSAVFVGFTFSQPPLSSFLRNHYFSTVRRSSVIRAPENEKPSVYYTYPVKEKLLVGRLELQTLGNEILRLVRYDGSIVVFTSSEGIPFTSMGGNISNIVFSFSLQNLTLQGKKFVVTPTKNIWLGIPIFLLTPVENRDAIISPTIFLSQLAILIFAGILAIRFFLLHTMLLSPLSAFIDSIAAWDTTKPLPPLSKKIENIKEIREMAETFYAKAYQIQQFNENLENQLQEKNSILRQTVDKLIVSEKMAVLGSMSANIAHAINTPLAAIKSTAESSAVSLDYLRSVFRSMLENNYPEQKLCIEYLVNNLHTYSYTRKEKKELYERLKTPDGALPFSQEILDDLIDLGINVLDEKIIEYGQNFSHFGEIVHILYHYEILFHNLSLIPEMIDRAAMTIQSLYLWTASHESGVQLISIQKEIELLFSIYTHQIKNRIRLVTSFKEPGIVKAQPDRLRAVWINLISNAIQAIEKKGTISVSIEPAPVSGYILVRIEDSGRGIPEKDKALVFTPFFTLYKENEGPGLGLDLCKRIVEEHGGTLTFESKEGRTVFTVTLPRAKE
- a CDS encoding ABC transporter ATP-binding protein: MKEVNSFVHCDSISFTYPEGEHPIFSDFTADLPGGFVSLVGPNGIGKSTLMLLAAGRLFPQKGHIFLLGRDTRTFQDEEERNRYASFIYQNMEFETEEPLESLLETVYAGGFHPLKGEDFYQEVLSVFELTHLRERPLARLSKGEMQRALLAFAALYGSRSIFMDEPVFAMEDRQKEKALEFFRSYHERTGITIYLSLHELDLTKKYAKTVLLFKKNQTIEIGRPLEILTPQNLEEAYGVPAAMLKQKEYLDRTKLKEEAELWGEHKG